A region of uncultured Draconibacterium sp. DNA encodes the following proteins:
- a CDS encoding glutamate synthase subunit beta: MGKPTGFLEYKRVSNPTRKIEERLKDWNEVYILRDKETCETQGARCMDCGVPFCHRGELLHNGASGCPVYNLIPEWNDLIYKGRWKDALERLHHTNNFPEFTGRVCPAPCEAGCVLGINEPAVTIHDNERTIIDNGFEQGWVVPEPPESRTGKTVAVVGSGPAGLACAAQLNKAGHTVTVFERDDRIGGLLMYGIPNMKLDKGVVQRRVDILEAEGIIFKTNTEVGKDIRSKKLLDDFDAVVLTTGATKPRDLNVEGRELDGVHFAMEFLSANTKSLLDSKLEDGNYISAKDKHVIVIGGGDTGTDCVATSLRHGCKSITQLEIMPQPPKERNGDVNPWPEWPGNEKTDYGQHEAILAKGKDPRKYSIMTTKIEGENGKVKALHTVQVEWVKTDNGGRMPQAVPGTERYIKADLVLLAMGFLGPEDKIAEEMDMERDPRSNYKAEYGKFKTSIKKVFAAGDSRRGQSLVVWAINEGRAAAREVDTYLMGDTVLP, from the coding sequence ATGGGAAAGCCAACAGGATTTTTAGAATATAAAAGAGTTTCCAATCCAACACGAAAAATTGAGGAACGCCTTAAAGATTGGAACGAGGTATACATATTACGCGATAAAGAAACCTGCGAAACGCAGGGTGCGCGCTGCATGGATTGTGGTGTTCCTTTCTGCCATCGCGGCGAACTATTGCACAACGGCGCTTCGGGATGTCCGGTTTATAACCTGATTCCGGAGTGGAACGACCTGATTTACAAAGGCCGCTGGAAAGATGCACTGGAACGACTTCACCACACCAATAACTTTCCTGAATTTACAGGAAGAGTTTGCCCTGCACCATGCGAAGCAGGTTGTGTGTTGGGAATTAACGAACCGGCTGTTACGATTCACGACAACGAACGTACCATTATCGACAATGGTTTCGAGCAGGGATGGGTAGTTCCTGAGCCACCTGAATCGCGCACAGGAAAAACAGTTGCTGTAGTAGGATCCGGTCCGGCAGGACTGGCATGTGCTGCACAGCTGAATAAAGCGGGTCATACCGTTACTGTTTTCGAACGCGACGACCGTATCGGCGGATTGCTGATGTACGGAATTCCAAATATGAAGCTGGATAAAGGCGTAGTACAACGCCGCGTTGATATCCTGGAAGCTGAAGGTATTATTTTCAAAACCAATACCGAAGTTGGAAAAGATATTCGCAGCAAAAAGTTACTTGACGACTTTGACGCGGTTGTTTTAACCACCGGAGCAACAAAACCACGCGACCTGAATGTGGAAGGCCGCGAGTTGGATGGCGTACACTTCGCCATGGAATTTTTATCAGCCAACACAAAAAGTTTGCTCGACAGTAAACTGGAAGACGGAAATTACATTTCGGCAAAAGATAAACACGTAATTGTAATTGGTGGTGGCGATACCGGTACCGACTGTGTAGCTACATCGCTGCGTCATGGTTGCAAAAGCATAACCCAGTTGGAGATTATGCCTCAGCCGCCAAAAGAACGTAACGGCGACGTTAATCCATGGCCCGAATGGCCCGGTAACGAAAAAACCGATTACGGCCAGCATGAAGCTATTTTGGCAAAAGGAAAAGACCCGCGGAAATACTCAATAATGACCACAAAAATTGAAGGTGAAAATGGTAAAGTAAAAGCTTTGCACACCGTTCAGGTGGAGTGGGTAAAAACCGATAATGGCGGACGGATGCCACAGGCGGTTCCGGGAACCGAACGTTACATTAAGGCAGACCTGGTTCTGTTGGCGATGGGATTTTTAGGACCGGAAGATAAAATTGCCGAAGAGATGGATATGGAACGTGATCCACGTTCGAATTACAAAGCTGAATACGGCAAATTTAAAACCAGCATTAAAAAGGTTTTTGCTGCCGGTGATTCACGCCGTGGACAATCGCTGGTGGTTTGGGCTATTAACGAAGGTCGCGCTGCTGCCCGCGAAGTAGATACCTACTTAATGGGCGACACTGTTTTGCCATAA
- a CDS encoding fibrobacter succinogenes major paralogous domain-containing protein: MKSKTLTFLLSIAMLLLCSCDDEPFDADSGTFVDSRDNHEYQWVKIGEQIWMAENLAYIPDDVCELDSQCGTWIYDYSGEGSYGVNYQIYGCLYDWETAQQVCPEGWHLPSDEEWMELERFLGMPEDQLDRGTIRGQEANVGGKLKEIGYSHWAQPNEGATDESGFSALPAGVKLENRFSSINQSSYYWTSNSHSEIYAYHRMLRTVGQDVERDIKNKTNGLSIRCIKD; the protein is encoded by the coding sequence ATGAAATCTAAAACATTAACATTCCTATTATCAATTGCAATGCTGCTACTTTGTAGTTGCGATGATGAACCATTTGATGCCGATTCTGGAACTTTTGTCGATAGCCGTGATAACCACGAATACCAATGGGTTAAAATTGGCGAACAAATTTGGATGGCTGAGAACCTTGCATACATACCCGATGATGTGTGTGAACTTGACTCGCAATGTGGTACGTGGATTTATGATTACAGTGGCGAAGGTTCTTATGGGGTAAATTACCAAATCTATGGATGTCTGTATGATTGGGAAACCGCCCAACAGGTGTGTCCCGAAGGTTGGCATTTACCCAGTGATGAGGAATGGATGGAACTGGAAAGATTTTTAGGAATGCCAGAAGACCAACTTGACCGTGGTACAATAAGGGGGCAAGAAGCAAATGTAGGTGGAAAACTGAAAGAAATAGGCTATTCTCATTGGGCTCAACCAAATGAAGGAGCTACAGATGAAAGTGGTTTTTCAGCCTTACCTGCAGGGGTAAAATTAGAGAATAGATTTAGTTCAATTAATCAATCTTCTTATTATTGGACATCAAATTCACATAGCGAGATCTATGCTTATCATAGAATGCTTAGAACGGTCGGGCAAGATGTAGAGAGAGATATAAAAAATAAAACTAATGGACTATCAATACGTTGCATAAAAGATTAG
- a CDS encoding DUF1593 domain-containing protein — protein MKLKNFALLALSFVLTQACTTNEPETKDLKPRIVVLTDIAPKNIEPDDMESMIRLLVHADQFEIEALIATTGWSNNGGNERIDLIHDALNAYEKDLPNLKKRSNQDTFAEDELTQEIGYWPSVGYLRKRTVMGSTKMGMKFIGDDNDSEGSNLIINLADEKDDRPIWITVWGGGNTFAQAIWRIQQERTPEELKAFLHKFRIYTITDQDRPWSSGDTIRYDISSHQWMRGFENDLLFFWDECAWKHQNGTGVNNWNEYARHIQNHGNLGALYPKYKWGVEGDTPAFMHVMPNGLSNPDVPTQVSWSGYFEFGLGRDSLTNAYTNYTGEPYNIGTKYFAYFYPAIFNNFAARMDWAKEGKGNRNPVVIVNGDKGIKPIEKVCKAGEELQLNASKSFDPDGDRLNFKWWAIPEAGNYAGEIKIASSESAIATVHIPSDAVGKNFHIICEVSDEGTHNLTSYRRIIVKAE, from the coding sequence ATGAAACTAAAAAACTTCGCCTTATTAGCTTTAAGCTTTGTGCTAACACAAGCATGCACAACAAACGAACCCGAAACCAAAGATTTAAAACCACGAATTGTAGTGCTAACCGATATTGCGCCCAAAAACATTGAGCCTGACGATATGGAGTCGATGATTCGTTTACTGGTACATGCCGACCAGTTTGAGATTGAAGCGTTAATTGCCACTACGGGTTGGAGTAATAATGGAGGAAACGAACGTATCGATTTAATTCACGATGCCTTAAATGCCTATGAAAAGGATTTACCAAATCTAAAAAAGCGATCAAATCAGGATACATTTGCCGAAGATGAATTGACGCAGGAAATTGGCTACTGGCCGTCTGTCGGTTATTTGCGAAAGCGAACTGTGATGGGAAGTACAAAGATGGGGATGAAATTTATTGGTGATGACAACGATTCGGAAGGAAGTAATCTTATAATCAATTTGGCTGATGAAAAGGACGACCGCCCGATATGGATTACTGTCTGGGGCGGTGGCAATACATTTGCCCAGGCCATTTGGCGCATACAACAGGAGCGGACACCTGAAGAACTAAAAGCCTTTCTGCATAAATTTCGTATTTATACGATTACCGACCAGGACAGGCCATGGTCGAGCGGAGATACCATTCGTTATGACATTAGTTCTCATCAGTGGATGCGGGGTTTTGAAAATGACCTGCTATTTTTTTGGGATGAATGTGCCTGGAAACATCAAAACGGTACGGGCGTTAATAACTGGAATGAATACGCACGTCATATCCAAAATCATGGTAATCTTGGCGCTTTATATCCAAAATACAAATGGGGAGTTGAAGGCGATACGCCGGCCTTTATGCATGTTATGCCCAATGGATTATCAAACCCGGATGTTCCAACGCAGGTGAGCTGGAGTGGTTATTTTGAATTTGGCCTGGGGCGCGATAGCCTCACAAATGCTTACACAAATTATACCGGCGAACCCTATAACATTGGCACAAAATATTTTGCCTATTTCTATCCGGCAATATTTAACAATTTTGCCGCCCGTATGGATTGGGCCAAAGAAGGAAAGGGAAACCGCAATCCGGTTGTAATTGTTAACGGCGATAAAGGCATTAAACCAATTGAGAAAGTTTGCAAAGCAGGGGAAGAATTACAACTCAACGCATCAAAATCGTTCGACCCCGATGGCGACCGGTTAAACTTTAAATGGTGGGCAATACCCGAAGCCGGGAATTACGCCGGAGAAATAAAAATAGCAAGCAGTGAATCAGCTATTGCTACCGTTCATATTCCGTCTGATGCCGTGGGAAAAAACTTTCATATAATCTGTGAAGTAAGCGATGAGGGTACACACAACTTAACCAGCTACCGCAGGATAATCGTAAAAGCAGAATAA